Proteins found in one Patescibacteria group bacterium genomic segment:
- the rpmE gene encoding 50S ribosomal protein L31, which translates to MKKEIHPKYHSKARAKCACGNSFTIGSTQEFIETEICSQCHPFYTGKEKILDAMGQVQKFKEKLAKKEQLKKKKK; encoded by the coding sequence ATGAAAAAAGAAATCCATCCAAAATATCATAGCAAAGCCAGAGCAAAATGTGCTTGCGGCAATAGCTTTACTATTGGCTCAACTCAAGAATTCATTGAAACTGAAATTTGTTCACAATGCCATCCTTTTTATACTGGAAAAGAAAAAATATTAGATGCAATGGGACAGGTTCAAAAATTCAAGGAAAAATTGGCTAAAAAAGAACAGCTGAAAAAGAAAAAAAAGTGA
- a CDS encoding PCRF domain-containing protein, whose translation MASVIIEIRAGAGGKEAALFAADLFKMYSRYAQYQDWKQKTLDTHSTDLGGLKQIIFELKNGDVFSKIKYEGGVHRVQRIPQTEKSGRIHTSTASVAVFPKPEKAQASIIRSDQLKIDYYRASGPGGQYVNKRETAVRITHLPTGLIVTSQAGRNQLQNKENAMAILQVKLLEQEELKNIEKLTKERRAQIKWARRVDKIRTYNFPQDRLTDHRIKKSWHNLTDIMNGKLDKVVKTLNKFESKL comes from the coding sequence ATGGCATCAGTTATTATTGAAATCAGAGCTGGAGCTGGAGGAAAAGAAGCAGCTCTTTTTGCTGCTGATTTATTTAAAATGTATTCCCGCTATGCCCAGTATCAAGATTGGAAACAAAAAACCCTAGATACTCATTCAACCGATCTTGGCGGTTTAAAGCAAATTATTTTTGAATTGAAAAATGGCGATGTTTTTTCAAAAATAAAATACGAAGGAGGAGTTCATAGAGTTCAAAGAATACCTCAAACTGAAAAATCAGGAAGGATCCATACTTCCACAGCTTCTGTCGCAGTATTTCCGAAACCAGAAAAAGCCCAAGCAAGCATAATCAGATCAGACCAATTAAAAATTGATTATTACAGGGCTTCTGGGCCAGGAGGCCAATATGTTAATAAACGAGAAACTGCAGTAAGAATCACTCATTTGCCTACTGGACTTATTGTAACTTCTCAAGCAGGAAGGAATCAGCTTCAGAACAAAGAAAACGCAATGGCAATACTTCAAGTAAAGCTTTTAGAGCAAGAAGAATTAAAAAATATTGAAAAATTAACAAAAGAAAGAAGAGCCCAAATCAAATGGGCAAGAAGAGTTGATAAGATAAGAACATATAATTTCCCTCAAGACAGACTGACTGACCACAGAATAAAAAAAAGCTGGCACAATCTAACTGATATTATGAATGGCAAATTAGACAAAGTAGTTAAAACTCTAAATAAGTTTGAATCTAAACTTTAA